The genomic window TTCCTTAAAAATCTCAACCTGGAAATGAGTTTTTCAGGGGATAGGTGGAATCAAAATATTAACTGAACAGTACAGCATTGATTTTTAGAGAACACTTAAGTTATTTTACTGAGTATTTAATTTTGCTTAGACTTACTAATTATTAGTTCTTTTTTATTAAATTTTTCAAAAGCTCAAAAAGCTTGCTATTGCTTGTTGTCAGCCCTAAAATTTCACCAAAAAAACAATTTTTTCATCCAAGATGTTGTCCTAAAACGTGGACAAATTGAATCTTTACTGTAGAATCAAAACCAACTTCAAGCATATAAAATACGTATTACTTTTGGAGGTAGGCTTATTAATCCTTCTAGCAGCTTACCAGATGCCAAATTTGCTCCAAAAGCAGACTCCTCAGTCTTGCAAATTTGGGGTGGGCATCCTTTGCGAGGTCATGTGAAAATTAGCGGGGCAAAAAATTCAGCACTGGTAATCATGGCTGGAGCCTTACTGTGTCCGGGCGATTGTCGCATCCGCAATGTCCCTTTATTAGCGGACGTGGAGCGGATGGGTCAGGTATTATCGGCTTTGGGTGTACGCTTAACACGGCAAGATGACATTTTAGACATCAACGCCAGCGAAATTAAAACATCAAAAGCTCCCTACGAACTAGTTACCCAGCTGAGAGCAAGTTTTTTCGCCATTGGAGCCATTCTGGCAAGATTGGGAGTAGCGCAGATGCCCTTACCAGGCGGTTGTGCTATTGGAGCCAGACCAGTTGACTTGCATGTCCGGGGACTGCAAGCAATGGGAGCTGAGGTACAAATTGAGCATGGCATTTGTAATGCCTACGTCCCTGGCAGCAGCCGGAGATTAAAAGGTGCGAAGATTTACTTAGACATCGCTAGCGTCGGAGCGACGGAAAACTTGATGATGGCGGCTACCCTGGCAGAGGGTGAAACGATCATCGAAAATGCTGCCAGAGAACCGGAAGTAGTTGATTTAGCTAACTTCTGTAACGCGATGGGAGCCAAGATTGAGGGGGCAGGAACTAGCAGGATTATTATTGAAGGAGTCCCCAAGTTACATTCTGTTGACTACAGTATTATTCCCGATCGCATTGAGGCTGGGACGTTTTTGCTGGCAGCAGCAATTACCCGCTCAGAACTTACCCTTTCGCCGGTGGCTCCAGAACATCTTGTACCAGTTATTGCCAAACTGCGGGATATTGGGGTGACAATAATTGAGGAAAAGCCTGAATACTTACGCGTTCTGCCAGCGGAAACCCTGAAGGCAACGGATATTGAAACCCAATACCATCCAGGTTTTCCCACAGATATGCAAGCGCCGTTCATGGCTTTGCTGGCATTGGCGGAAGGCGACAGCGTGATTAACGAATCTGTCTTTGAAAATCGCTTACGTCATGCCTCAGAGTTGAATCGCTTGGGGGCAGATATTCGTGTCAAAGGCAACGCTGCTTTCGTTCGGGGAGTACCGAAATTGTCTGGCGCACCAGTCTTAGGCACAGACTTACGAGCATCGGCAGCGCTAGTCATAGCAGGACTGGCGGCAGAAGGACAAACCACAATTCAGGGATTACAGCACCTAGATCGCGGCTATGATCGACTTGATGTGAAGTTGCAGCAATTGGGAGCTAAAATCCTGCGTGTGGGCGAAACATCAGCAGATGCAGAAATCGCTTCCAGCATCAGTAGCCTCTCAAGTTGAAATTGATCGGTTGAGACTGACGTTGGAACAAGGGGAATCAGGGAAACGAGGGAGACAAGGTAAAATTTTCTCCCCCTGCTCTCCTGCTCCCCCTGCCCACCCTACTTAAATCGTTATACTAACTGTGGGAGGCTGTTTATTTAACCAGCCAGATTCCATAGTTGTGTTTTTTTATAGCTTGCTGCACTATGTCCTTCTTCAAAACCCCGCTAATTGGTTTAAAAGCTGACTCATTTCGTCATCCATTAGACCTGGAAGCTACCAAAACGCTCAAGCAAATACCAGGCATAGATATGTTGGTGCGAAATTGGCTCGGCCCAATGGCAGAACAGGTTTTCTATGTGGAAAATATTGCCTCCAGCGTTCTGGTGGGTGAACAGCAACTGCCCGATTTATATAAGCTGTTGTTAGACGCCTGTAAAATCCTGGATATAGAGCCTCCCCAGTTGTACGTCCGGCAACATCCGGCTCCCAACGCCTATACTTTTGCTGTGCGGGGTAAGCAGCCCTTTGTTGTGCTACACACATCCCTGATTGATATCCTCACACCAGAGGAAATACAAGCAGTAATTGCCCACGAATTGGGGCATCTCAAGTGTGACCATAGCGTTTATTTGACTCCTGTAAATTTATTAATATTAGCTGCGGCGATTGTGCCCAATGTCGGCACCTTCGTTGCTCAAGCGATACAGGCGCAGCTTTTAGAATGGGTTCGCTGTGCTGAGTTTACCTGCGATCGCGCCGCATTACTAGCAACCCAAGACCCCAAAGTTGTCATGTCAGTGTTAATGAAGCTGGCGGGTGGTTCCCCCACCTTAGCGCCACAACTGAATCTCGATGCCTTTGTTGCCCAAGCCCGCGCTTACGATGACATTAGCAAGACCGAACTAGGCGAAATGGTCAAAGCCGCCCGCACAGCCCAATTAACCCATCCAGTACCAGTGCTGCGGGCGCGAGAAATTGACCGTTGGTCAAGCAGCACAGAATATCAATCTTTAATCCAAAGTCACGGACTTAAGTCTACAAGTAATGAAGTTGCACCCAAAGGCGGATGGCGAAACTGGTAGAGTTTCTAATGAAATTTGGTTATGTAAATTAGATGTGTTTTAGCTTACAATACTCCAGAGGATTTGCTAAGGGACTGACAAAAAATAAATTATTCAAAATTATTTGTACATTCGTAGGGGCGCAAGGCCTTGCGCCCCTAGTATGGGATGTTTTTTTAACTGGAAGTCCCTAATGCGATCGCACTTCCTAAATTTTTTCAGGTAAGCTATGGGCAATCGGACTGTGATCTAAAATACTGGTACAGCCGAAAAATCAGCTAATGACCAGGTTTTCTTACGACCAGTTCGCCAAAGACTATCTTAAAGAATTGTTACAACCATTGCCAGAAGTGGAAACAAGTCGGAAAATTCCAGCCCAAATCTGAGAGATTGATGTTTATTTTGTACCTCCACCCCAATCCGCAAAAAATACAAAGAATACAATAGAATTAGGGCTGTTAGGAAAATTTGCGGCTGAACTTGCATTAGTTGAACCATTTAGAAATGCGGCTACAATTGCGGAGATCCGCAGTTGCATGAATAAGTTGTTTGATATCTTTGCTGAAGTAAAACGTCAAGCTAAAGGTGAAAAGAATCGGCTTGCAGAATTAGAATTACCACGTTTGTGGATTTTGTCGTCCACAGCTTATGAATCTATATTGGATGGTTTTAAAACTAACCTAGATGAAGAAAATTGGGGAATAGGAGTACATTTTTTAGGCGATTATTTGAGAACAGCAATTGTGGTAATTTACCAATTACCGTGTACAGAAGAAACACTATGGTTGAGAATTTTAGGTAAGGGAAGAGTCCAGCAACAAGCGATAGATGAACTAGAAGCACTTCCCCAAAATAATCTCTTACGTTCCAAAGCAATTGATTTATTATTGAATTTAAAGATTACCTTAGAATTCAATCAAAATATAGACGAGGAGGATAGAGATTTAATTATGCGCTTATCACCTTGCTTAACCCACAGCCGCTACCATGACAGTTATAACCAATGAAGATCGCTTTCAACCCATAAATCTCTTTGAGTACGAAAAGCTAGCAAAAGAGTATCTTTCTCAAATGACGCTTGATTACTATAGCAGTGGTGCTTGGGATGAAATAACATTGCGGGATAATCGTGCTGCATTTGAGCGAGTCAAGCTGCGACCTCGGATATTAGTGGATGTTAGCGATCGCAATCTAACTACCTCTATTTTAGGACAATCCCTGCAACTACCTTTGTTAATTGCACCGATGGCTTTTCAATGCCTAGCTCATCCAGATGGAGAAGTCGCCACGGCTCTAGCTGCGGCATCAGCTGGTGTGGGCATGGTGTTAAGTACATTGGCAACAAAGAGCATTGAAGAAGTGGCGACTGCATGTGATAAATTTTCAGATTCTCTGCGATGGTTCCAGCTTTACATGCATAAAGATCGGGGATTAACTCGTGCTTTGGTAGAAAAAGCCTATAAAGCAGGCTACAAAGCACTTTGTCTGACTGTAGATGCACCTATTCTCGGACAACGGGAGACAGATAGACGTAACGAGTTTGCCTTACCCCTAGACTTACATCTGGCTAATCTCGCCACCATCTCAGGACTAGATATTTCCCATGAAAAAGGCGAATCTGGGTTATTTACCTATTTTGCCCAACAGCTAAACCCAGCAGTAACTTGGGACGATTTGGAATGGTTGCAGTCTTTATCTCCATTACCTTTAGTGATCAAAGGAGTTTTACGGGGAGATGATGCTGTTCGGGCTGTAGAATATGGAGCTAAAGCAATTGTTGTTTCCAATCATGGTGGCAGACAACTCGATGGTGCGATCGCTTCTTTAGATGCCCTAGCGGAAATAGTAGCAGCAGTGGATGGTAAAGTAGAAGTGCTGTTGGATGGGGGCATTCGTAGGGGCACAGACATTCTCAAAGCTCTGGCATTAGGAGCAAAAGGGGTACTGATCGGACGACCCATTTTGTGGGGACTAGCAGTAGCAGGACAAGTCGGTGTATCTCATGTCATCTCACTCCTACAAGATGAGTTAAATGTGGGAATGGCACTTAGCGGCTGTGCCAAACTAGAGGATATTGACCCTAGTTTATTGACCCTGCCACGCCTTTAAGCCTTATTAAAGCTATTATTCCAGCAAAACTTTCAGAATTAATTTTCAGACTAGTTACAAAATCCCTCAATTAGAGTATAATAGTTAAGATTGGATATAAGGGCGGGTGGCGAAACTGGTAGACGCACCACACTCAAAATGTGGCGGCCTTGCGGTCATAGGAGTTCGATTCTCCTCCTGCCCACTAGCAAATAAGTACTAGAGAGGTTATAAAGTAATGCGCCTGAAAAGATGGGAATCTCCCCGTAAAGAAGGCAGAAATGACAAAGGTAGAGGCGGTTCTGCAAGGAAGCGGCAACTTAAAAAGCAAAGGCAAATGTTACGGCAAAGACTCAAGGAAAGTAACAAACCAGACAATAACAAAAACAATATTGCAGGGGAAGATAAGCTTATCTTCCCCTTATTTTTTGAGCTTTTATTTGATAAAAAAATAAATTGTAGGGATATTTCAGTATATAGAATAAATCAAATTTGTAGTAAATTGGGAAAACAATAAGAAAAAATTATTAGTCATTTTTTAAAATATACTAATTTGAATTAAACCTCTTAAGCGCATACTTACGTCTCAAAATCATCAGACTGAGTTATGGTATTTTGCTTCGCCATCTAATTTGTATATGTAGCAAATATTACGCGATAATACTATATATCCATAGGAATTTTTCGCAATTGTAACGCTTGCATGAATCTATCAAAAATTAATTATAAAGGAAGTATGAATTTTGGCAAACAGCGTCTGAAATCCTTAGCTTAAAACAGTAAGCTAGGACACAACAGCAAATAATTCTAGTATTACCGATTAAGCCAAAAGTATACTAAGAAGGCAATTGCACCTCCACGTGTTAACTTCCAATGATGACACAAGCCGACAAAAAGTCAGGAGTCATCCAATCCGAATTATTCAATATTTGGATTGGTCTAGGTAATCTATGGATTTTTTTCTTGGACACAGGAGTTATTGATGGTGGCAAGAGTGCTTCTACCTACTAAAAAAGTGCTTGATTTTCCTATTACTGCTTTACGCTTTGATCACCAGGTACAAACAATACTAAAGTGGGCCAATAAGCGTGAGAGTAAAACTGTATATGTAGCCAATGTACATATGCTCATAGAAGCTCATTGGAATCCAGAGTTTGCTACCGTATTACGAAATGCAGATATAGTTACTCCTGATGGTATGCCTCTTGTATGGATGATGCGAAAAATGGGAGCGCTTTACCAAGACCGTGTGGCAGGGATGGATATTTTCCTAGCATTGTGTCAGCTAACTCAAACACAAAATCTTAGTATTTTCTTTCTAGGTTCCCAAACAGAAATTCTTTCTAGGATGCGAAAAAGGTTAGAGCAGGAATTTCCCCAGATGAAGATTGCAGCGATGGAACCTCTACCCTTTCGTCCCCTGACTGAAACTGAAGACGAAGCTTTGGTTCAAAAGATTAATTCTAGTGGTGCCAGCACCGTCTTAGTGTCTCTGGGATGTCCCAAACAAGAAAAATGGATAGCTCAACATAAGGGTAAGATACAAGCTGTAATGATTGGACTGGGTGGAGTTTTCCCAGTTTATGCAGGAATTCACAAGCGGGCACCCCGCATAGTTCGAGACTTAGGACTTGAATGGCTGTATCGATGGATTCAAGAACCGCGCCGACTTTGCAGTCGCTATGCTAAGACCATTCCACTATTTATATGGCTGGCTACGAAGCAACTACTATCATCAAGTCGTATTGCAGCGGTCTTCCTTCACGACACTGGGGATTAAGGAAAAGGAAATAGGGTGAGACTGACTGGCGTGAAAAGAAATAATCTAGTTGCCCTAGCTTTGAATATCAAAGTTACATGTAACAGCTTCTGGAGCAATAGTTGGAAGTCTCTTAAGCACTAAATATTTCTTGGGAACATTGCTGGAAGCATGGATGTTGCTAGCCTTTTATTGTTACAACATAAATATTGACGGCAGTTGTGTTGAAATCCGCTGTATTCAGTGTCTCGATTTATATTTTTACTTTCTC from Nostoc sp. UHCC 0926 includes these protein-coding regions:
- a CDS encoding WecB/TagA/CpsF family glycosyltransferase, with translation MVARVLLPTKKVLDFPITALRFDHQVQTILKWANKRESKTVYVANVHMLIEAHWNPEFATVLRNADIVTPDGMPLVWMMRKMGALYQDRVAGMDIFLALCQLTQTQNLSIFFLGSQTEILSRMRKRLEQEFPQMKIAAMEPLPFRPLTETEDEALVQKINSSGASTVLVSLGCPKQEKWIAQHKGKIQAVMIGLGGVFPVYAGIHKRAPRIVRDLGLEWLYRWIQEPRRLCSRYAKTIPLFIWLATKQLLSSSRIAAVFLHDTGD
- a CDS encoding M48 family metallopeptidase, yielding MSFFKTPLIGLKADSFRHPLDLEATKTLKQIPGIDMLVRNWLGPMAEQVFYVENIASSVLVGEQQLPDLYKLLLDACKILDIEPPQLYVRQHPAPNAYTFAVRGKQPFVVLHTSLIDILTPEEIQAVIAHELGHLKCDHSVYLTPVNLLILAAAIVPNVGTFVAQAIQAQLLEWVRCAEFTCDRAALLATQDPKVVMSVLMKLAGGSPTLAPQLNLDAFVAQARAYDDISKTELGEMVKAARTAQLTHPVPVLRAREIDRWSSSTEYQSLIQSHGLKSTSNEVAPKGGWRNW
- a CDS encoding alpha-hydroxy acid oxidase, whose translation is MTVITNEDRFQPINLFEYEKLAKEYLSQMTLDYYSSGAWDEITLRDNRAAFERVKLRPRILVDVSDRNLTTSILGQSLQLPLLIAPMAFQCLAHPDGEVATALAAASAGVGMVLSTLATKSIEEVATACDKFSDSLRWFQLYMHKDRGLTRALVEKAYKAGYKALCLTVDAPILGQRETDRRNEFALPLDLHLANLATISGLDISHEKGESGLFTYFAQQLNPAVTWDDLEWLQSLSPLPLVIKGVLRGDDAVRAVEYGAKAIVVSNHGGRQLDGAIASLDALAEIVAAVDGKVEVLLDGGIRRGTDILKALALGAKGVLIGRPILWGLAVAGQVGVSHVISLLQDELNVGMALSGCAKLEDIDPSLLTLPRL
- the murA gene encoding UDP-N-acetylglucosamine 1-carboxyvinyltransferase; amino-acid sequence: MNPSSSLPDAKFAPKADSSVLQIWGGHPLRGHVKISGAKNSALVIMAGALLCPGDCRIRNVPLLADVERMGQVLSALGVRLTRQDDILDINASEIKTSKAPYELVTQLRASFFAIGAILARLGVAQMPLPGGCAIGARPVDLHVRGLQAMGAEVQIEHGICNAYVPGSSRRLKGAKIYLDIASVGATENLMMAATLAEGETIIENAAREPEVVDLANFCNAMGAKIEGAGTSRIIIEGVPKLHSVDYSIIPDRIEAGTFLLAAAITRSELTLSPVAPEHLVPVIAKLRDIGVTIIEEKPEYLRVLPAETLKATDIETQYHPGFPTDMQAPFMALLALAEGDSVINESVFENRLRHASELNRLGADIRVKGNAAFVRGVPKLSGAPVLGTDLRASAALVIAGLAAEGQTTIQGLQHLDRGYDRLDVKLQQLGAKILRVGETSADAEIASSISSLSS